The Miscanthus floridulus cultivar M001 chromosome 6, ASM1932011v1, whole genome shotgun sequence genomic interval GCTCCTCCTCCTGCTTTGCCATCCTCCACCTCCCCTGCATCCAGTCATGGGCTCACCAGTCAGCATCCGGCGCCGCCGTGCCGTGCCCAACCTGGGGATGCCCCAAATGCCGCTTCGCCTACCCCAAGTCCGAGATCCCCTCCTCCTACGTCTGCTTCTGCTCCAAGACAGTAGACCCGGCTCCGGACCCCTGGATCCTCCCCCACTCTTGCGGCGACGTCTGTGGCCGCAGTCTTGATGCCAGTCTCAACTCTGGCTGTGAGCATACCTGCCTACTGCTGTGCCATCCAGGGCCGTGCCCGCCATGCCCAGCCGTTGTTCCTAACGCACGGTGCTTCTGTGGAGCACACCGGGAGCCCCGACGCTGTGCACATCAGCGTTACTCTTGTGGGGGAAAATGTAACAAACGTCTTAGCTGTGGACTCCACCGCTGTCCAGTGGATTGCCATGATGGCCCCTGCCCGCAGTGTGCAGTTCGGGGGAGTCACAAATGTGAGTGTGGAGAGACAATGGAGGAGAAATTGTGCTTTGAAAGGATTTTCCAGTGCAAGAGGGAGTGTGGTGGGATGTTAGATTGCGGGAAGCATAGGTGTGAGAGGGGGTGCCATGGGGGCAAGTGTGGGGAATGCCCACTCCGAGGTCGTCGCACTTGCCCGTGTGGGAAGAAGGATTATCCAAGGTTGGAGTGTGATGCAGAGGCTGCCACATGTGGATCGACATGTGAGAAGGTGCTTGGGTGTGGACGACACAGGTGCCCAGAGCGGTGCCATCGTGGTCCATGTGATGAGACTTGCCGTCTTGTGATCACAAAGGCCTGCCGTTGTGGGGGTCTGAAGAAGGAGGTACAGTATTATCTAGTACATTTGTGATGGATCAATCCATGTAAGTGGATAAATCGAACAGAGGAATTATCTGGTTGTCTAAATTCAACTTAGAGACActattagcaattaattctcatAATGCGTACATCAAGAGACAATGCTTTGGAATCTTGTATATAGCTTACATACTTCTTTAAGATCAATGGACCTATATTTGATGTCTGGAGGCCTCTGTGCTTTAGATTAGTTTGTATTGTTGAGCTTTTTACCCTTATAATATGCAAATATGACCTGACACAGCAACAAGTAGTGCTTCCTCATTTTTTATTCCCCGAGTTTTGGCGAGTAGGTCGTGCAAACATCCTTAGTCTAACATTGAGCGCTGTAGCTGCATATGTATACTTCTATGCTATTAGTTAGCAGGATGCAAGTTCTTAATCcttcatgctcatgtgatgcattGCATGTCTGCATCAGGTGCCGTGCTACCAAGAATTGACGTGTGAAAGAAAATGTCAACGTTCGAGAAACTGTGGCCGCCATGCTTGTAAACGACGTTGCTGTGCTGGGGATTGCCCACCCTGCTCTGAggtgcattttttttctttttttttggcctTGGTATTAGATTCTTTTCAAGAGCTAAAAGATAGATATATCTTTTTGTAGACTTGTGATAGGAAGCTCAGATGTGGCAACCATAAATGCCTCTCACCATGCCACAGGTACTGTCTGAACTCCAAATCAAACATACACATTGGATTACCATGTATTGTTTACATTTTGAAGCATATGCTTGTAGCACATGCCAATATTTGGATTGTCCCCTACTGTTGTGCATAATAGATACATGAGATTGTTACATTTGTCTTTGGATTTTGCGTCTTAATGCCCAAGTTTTCAAGGTTCTTCTTTAACATATCTCCTGTTGTTTGGCAGAGGTGTTTGTTCACCTTGTCCTCTGATGAAGACCATTTCTTGCGCCTGTGGGAAAACATGTTTTGAGGTGGAATTCGGTAGACTCTCAGTTCTGTTTTTTGTTTCCTTGTATAAGTTATGTTTCCTGCTGTATGCTTCATTAGACAGGTTCTTTTCAGCTAAATAAAATTTATTTCTTGGTCCATCATGCACACAAGATACTTGCTCATCAtaagaagaaaaaagaataaaattaTAAAAGTGTCTCCTGGCTCAGCTTCTGTATAGTTTGTTGAATAGTTTTACCGTTGTTGCTAAGTTTTAATTACCAAGATTAATATGCATAAACCTATTGCAGGTTCCTTGTGGGACTGAGAAGAACCAGAAACCACCCAAATGCTCAAAGAAATGCAGTATACCTCGCCTTTGCCGACACAAGCTTGAATGCCGGGTAATCTGCTATGTCTTCTTTTCCTGTCGTTGGGTAGATCTCAATATTTTTCTGTGTATAATTACAATATATATGCATTTGAATTCATGTTATACATAGTTTTACTTTAATCCATATTTGAGTTGTTTGGCTCTGTTTGTAAGGAAGCTATCCTGGTAGGTTCAATTGCTTTTGCTGTTACAAATGGATTCTCAGAATTTATGTGATATTTAATTCCTTTCCTTAGCCCCACAAATGCCACTATGGAGCCTGCCCACCTTGCAAGCTGACCTGCGGGGAAGAACTTTCTTGTGGCCACACGTGTAAAGAAAGGTTTGTATTAGAACTACAAGAAATGTGTAATTAAATCTTGTTTGCACTTGGCTGTCTATCAAGGATTACCACCTCTGTTATCTTAACAATCTTCATACACTATCCAGGTGTCATGGCCCTATTTCTCCTCCAAACCCCGAGTTCACACTGAAACCGACAAAAAAGAAAATGGGAAAGCACATAGAATGTACACCCGGGACACCATGCCCACCATGCAAAGAGGTGGTTTTGGTGCCATGCTTTGGGCAGCATCTTGGCCAAGAACGCGCTGTAAGTTTTTGGGAACAACACAATCTTTTGGTCTATTTGTTACCACGTGGCTTCTCTCTCCCATGTGTGGCATGTGCAAAAATCTGACTACAGAAAACATATACTACTTCATTTCCACTTCTTGTAGATGCCTTGTTGCAAATGGAGGCCTTTTCCCTGTGAAAATTTATGTGGGAATCCTCTCCTCTGTGGCAACCATTATTGTACAAAATCTTGCCATGTGTTAGAAGTCCCATTGAATCAACCTGAAGGAGATCGTATAGCATCTATCAGTAAAGCGAACGCACTTGCTGAGCCTTGTGAACAATGCAATCTTCCTTGTCAAAGGGTTAGATACTCTCTTTTCCTTTCCTAGAACTTTTGTTTAGTTTGTTTTACAAAGCTTAATATGAAGAAGCTGCCGCGGTTTCATATAATTTTAAGCTTGGTGCAGGATATTGACTAATATTTATTTCAGGTTAGGGAGCCTCCTTGTTCACATCCTTGCCCTTTGCCATGCCATCTGAGTGATTGTCCATCTTGTAAAGTCCTTGTTAAAAGACCATGCCATTGTGGTGCTATGGTGCATGCTTTTGAGTGTGTGTATTTTAACAACTTAAATGCAAAGGAACAGATTAAAGTCAGGACGTGTGGTGGCCCATGTCATAGGTCAGTTTGGCTCCTAACTGTTTTGTATTGAAATTGGTGCAACTTCTCTGTTGTTACTAAATTCGATCACAAATTTCCATTTAATTGATTTTATCAAGCATTTGAACATGTTTTTTGTACAGAAAACTACCAAATTGCCCCCATCTGTGCTCAGAAGTATGTCACCCTGGTATATGCCCATCGGTTGATCAGTGCATGAAAAAGGTATGGTCTGAGGCTTTCGTCCTCTCTGACATACGTACTCAGGCATTTAGACTGTAGAATAAGTGAATAACTAATAATGTTGAAGTGGTACACCAATGCTTGATCTGTGATGTTACCAAGCTTTCTGCTGTAACTGTAGTATAGTGAGAATATGTATTTTGCTTAATAGAAAGTTTGTTTACAATTTGAATTTGTGATTTAATTATATTCTGTTAATCATACTTATTTATACTATACTAACTGTATGCTTTATCTATTAAGGTCAACACTCGTTGTGCATGCAGCACTCTGAAACAGGAGTGGCTATGTCAAGATGTCCTCAAGGAATACCGCGAGTCTGGTCGTAATCCAAAAGAAGTACCTAAAAGTCAGTTTGGAGTTGGCTTACTTGCCTGCGGTGAAGACTGCAAGAAGAAGCTGAAGGCTCTAGACTCAGAGTTGCATCTCCGGAAAAGTCAGGAGAACAAGGTACTGAGTCTTACCATTTTTTAATATTAATACAAAAATTAGTATGCTCTGTTCTTTGGAAATGTTTTGGACATCCAAGCTTTTGTTGTGCTCATTTCCCGTGCTTTCAAACAATCAGAGCCCTGCTGTGGAAGTTGTAAATGTGCCCAAACGCAGGAAGCGGCGTGACCGTGGACAAGAAGTTAAAATCTCCAAATTCCAGGTTTGTGATGTACACA includes:
- the LOC136461723 gene encoding NF-X1-type zinc finger protein NFXL2-like, with translation MPSSYAAAAAGSSSRKPNRTSNVSASTPRPPAPSPSPAPAPPAVNPSIISDSDPSSYSSSSADEADLTASDSATASVVSAYLSIAGEGADLSKVGIFLSSAARRRSPPCLICFDPIRPSDPVWSCSSSCFAILHLPCIQSWAHQSASGAAVPCPTWGCPKCRFAYPKSEIPSSYVCFCSKTVDPAPDPWILPHSCGDVCGRSLDASLNSGCEHTCLLLCHPGPCPPCPAVVPNARCFCGAHREPRRCAHQRYSCGGKCNKRLSCGLHRCPVDCHDGPCPQCAVRGSHKCECGETMEEKLCFERIFQCKRECGGMLDCGKHRCERGCHGGKCGECPLRGRRTCPCGKKDYPRLECDAEAATCGSTCEKVLGCGRHRCPERCHRGPCDETCRLVITKACRCGGLKKEVPCYQELTCERKCQRSRNCGRHACKRRCCAGDCPPCSETCDRKLRCGNHKCLSPCHRGVCSPCPLMKTISCACGKTCFEVPCGTEKNQKPPKCSKKCSIPRLCRHKLECRPHKCHYGACPPCKLTCGEELSCGHTCKERCHGPISPPNPEFTLKPTKKKMGKHIECTPGTPCPPCKEVVLVPCFGQHLGQERAMPCCKWRPFPCENLCGNPLLCGNHYCTKSCHVLEVPLNQPEGDRIASISKANALAEPCEQCNLPCQRVREPPCSHPCPLPCHLSDCPSCKVLVKRPCHCGAMVHAFECVYFNNLNAKEQIKVRTCGGPCHRKLPNCPHLCSEVCHPGICPSVDQCMKKVNTRCACSTLKQEWLCQDVLKEYRESGRNPKEVPKSQFGVGLLACGEDCKKKLKALDSELHLRKSQENKSPAVEVVNVPKRRKRRDRGQEVKISKFQEVKTYALRVLLIILLSIIVAAGLYLLWKGIFWLSDWMNEMEVQRARQRHPRGAML